The Mycolicibacterium mucogenicum DSM 44124 genomic sequence GGTCGCCACGATGGCGTCGATCGCCTGATCCAACCGCGGGTCGGCGGGATCGACGCCCTCGGGTATCAGGTCCTCGATCATCACCCGGACCGACTCCCGGAACCGATTGATGGTTTCCATGGTCCCGGCAGTCTGCTCGGGGTCCCCCAAAGTGCTCAACAGGTACTCCGAGCCGAGCACCGTGAGCGGGATGTCCGACGACAACCGCGACCACCAGATCGCCAGCACCCCGAACCTGTCATCCACCGAATCCGACTCGCCGACAAGCATTTCCAGCAGCTTGGTGGTTTCCGCGAGGTACCTCGTGCGGAGGACTTCGAGGCAGAGCGCCTCTTTGCCCGCGAAGTTGCCGTAGACGGCACCGATGGTGCGGCCGGCGTCGGCCGCGATGGCTGCGATGGAGGTGCCGTGATACCCGTTCGCATAGAACAGCCGCGCCGCCGAGTCGAGCACATCCTGGCGCGTTTGTGCCTGACTCTCCGCGCGTGTCAACACTTTCCGAGCCGCCACAGTGTCCTCCGCAGGTCCGCCAACCATCGCCGACGAGAGGCCAGACTACCGCGTCGGCCCGCCGGAAATTTTATATTGCTCCAATATCTGAATAGGGCTACTATCCGAAATGTGACATCGGCTCCACGGCGGACAGCCCGACGGCGGCGCCATGCCCATGCCCGCGATGAGCACGACGCAGGCCCGGCGACGCGTTCCGCCCAGCGAAATTCATTGCTGCTCAATTCTTTTCATTGCGATCGACCCAAGGAGCCGAAATGACCGATACACACCGCACGACCAGCACCGCCGAAGGATGTCGACCATGGCGGTGACAGTGGTGACGGGCGCCGGCAGCGGCATCGGACGTGCGACGGCCTTGCGGTTCGCCCGCAACGGCTCCGAGGTCGTGGTGGCCGACATCAACGAGCAGACCGGCAAGGAAACGGTCGACCTCATTCAGGATGCGGGCGGCCGCGCGGTGTTCCGGCGGCTCGACGTCGCCGACCTCACCGACTGGGAGGAGTTCACCGACCGGGTGTGCGCCGAACACGGCGTGCCCGATGTCGTCGTCAACAACGCCGGCATCCTCATCGGTGGCGGGTTCCTGGAGCAGTCCAATGCGGACTGGCGGCGGATGATCCAGATCAACATGATGAGCCCGCTGGTGGGATCGCGGTTGTTCGTGCAGCGCATGACCGACGCGGGCGTGCGCGGCCACATCGTCAACGTGTGTTCGGTCGGCGCCTTCATGCCGACGCCCATCGCCCCCTCGTACGTCGTCGCCAAGGCCGGTGCGTGGTTCGGCACCCAGGCGCTACGCGCGGAGTTCGGCGACAAGGGCATCGGCGTCAGCGCGATCTGTCCTGGGTTGATCCGAACCAGCCTGGCCGCCAATGGGACTCGCGGCGGAGTCGACGACAGCGACAGTTCGGACTGGGCGGCGAAGCTCGCCGCCGGCCACCGTTACATCGGCCGGTCCCCCGACCGAGTGGCCGGCGCGATCGAACGCGCCGTGCGCTGGAACCTCTCGACCGTCCCTGTTGGCATCGAGGCCTGGGCCGGCTGGTATCTGTACCGGCTGTCACCGAGTGCGGCGCGCGGATTCTTGGGACTGTTCACGATGTCGATCGCCGACAAAGCAGTGGCCCTGTCCGGCAAGATCTTCGGAGGTAAGCGATGAAGAACGTCATCGTCACCGGCGCGGGGGCCGGCATCGGTCGCGAGACGGCAAAGCTGTTCGCCGCCAAGGGCGGTCGGGTGGTCGTCGCCGACATCGACATGCCGGCCGCGAAGGAAACGGTCGAGCAGATCGTCGGCGCGGGCGGCCAAGCCGTCGCCTACCGGCTGGACGTGGCCGCCGAAGACGAGTGGGAGGCCTTCGGCGAGTGGATGTTTGCCCACTTCGGCGCGCCCCACGTGCTGATCAACAACGCGGGCGTCATGGACCTCGGCGGGTTCGTCGAGATGAGCGCCGCGCAATGGCAGCGCGAGATCGACATCAACCTGATGAGCGTCATCTACGGATCGCGGGTCTTCGCGCAACAGATGATCGACGACGGGATTCGCGGCCACATCGTGAATCTGTCGTCGGCGGCCGCGTACTTCCCGTCCAGGCTCGAGCCGGCATACGGCGTCGCGAAGTCGGCGGTCCTGATGGCCTCTCAGTCGCTCCGGGTGGAGTTGCGCGGCAAAGGGATCGGCGTCACCGCGATCTGCCCGGGCGCGATCCGCACTAACCTGCTCGCCAACGGTGAACGGGCCGGGCTCACCGCGGCGCAGCAGGCGGCGTGGCGTGAGAGCGCGGGCGGTATGCAGCGATACGCCTACACCTCACCGCAGAAGGTGGCCCGGGCGATCGAACGGGCCGTGCGGTGGAATTCGGCGATCGTGCCGGTCGCACCGGAAGCCTGGCTGCTGTACGGGCTGTTCCGGCTCTCCCCCAGCCTCACGCGCGAAATTCTCGCGCGCGCGTCGTTCGACCGCATCGAATCCGTGATCCCGGTCGCCGGTAAGGCACTCGCCCGGCTGACCGGGAAATAGGAGATATGACAATGACATCCAGCCCCGAATTCGAGGTCGTCGTCATCGGTGCGGGCTTCGGCGGCATCAACGCCGGCGTCCGGCTCCGGCAGGCCGGCATCGAGAACTTCGTCATCCTCGACAAATGGGACAAGGTGGGCGGGACGTGGAACGCCAACCACTACCCCGGCGTGGCGGTCGACATTCCGTCGTTCATCTATCAGTTCAGCTATCACCAAAAGGGCGACTGGTCGCGGCTTTTCGCACCGGGTCACGAAATTCAGGCGTACGCCGAGGAGGTCGTGGATGCCCACGGGCTGCGGCCCAAGCTGCGCCTGAACACCACGGTCACCGGCTGCCGGTTCGACGAGGCGAACGACATCTGGCACGTCAGTACCGACGCCGGCGAGGTGACGGCCCGGTTCATCATCGCGGGCATCGGCGGCCTCGAGGTACCGAACCTCCCGGATATCGCGGGCATCGACAGCTTCGGCGGGACGGTGCTGCACACCGCCGCCTGGGATCACAGCGTCGATCTGCGCGGTAAGCGTGTCGGCGTCATCGGCACGGGTGCCAGTGCGCTGCAACTGATTCCGGAGGTCGCCAAAGTCGCCGCCCACCTCACGGTGTTCCAGCGCACCCCGATCTGGGTCGCGCCCAAGCCGGATTGGCACACCGGCCCGGTCACCAGGGCGGTGCTGGGCACCCCGATACTGCGCGCGCCGTTGCGCGCGATCGGCATGGTGGGTGTCGAAGTCGGTGTCGGCGCCGGCATGCTGCACGGGCGGCGTATGAAGCCGCTCATCCGCGGTGCGGAAGCCGCGCTGAAACTCTGGATGCGCACGCAGGTCAAGGATCCGGTGACGCGGGAGAAGCTCACCCCGAAGTACCTGCTGGGCTGCAAGCGGCCATCGATGCACAACGAGTACTTCAAGACCTACAACCTGCCGCACGTCGATCTGGTGACCGACCCCATCGAAAAGGTCATCCCCGACGCGGTGGTGACCGAGGGCGGCGCCGCGCACGACATCGATGTGTTGGTGTGCGCCACCGGATTCAAGGTCATGGCCAAGGGCAGCACGCCGCCGTTCCCGACCCTGGGCCGCGGCGGCATCGATCTCAACGAGTTCTGGGAAGCCAACCGCTACCAGGCGTACCAGGGCGTCTCGGCGCCGAAGTTCCCCAACGCCTTCCTCGTCATCGGGCCGTATGCCTATGCACCGGGCTCGTATCTGGTGTTGATCGAGTCGACCGGGGACCACGCAGTGCGCGTGATCACCGAGGCGCGGCAGCGTGGAGCCACCCGTGTGGAGATCAAGCAGGAGCCGCACGACCGCTTCTTCGCGGACATGCAGAAGCGCGTCGCGGGGACTCCGCTGATGACCTCGGCGTGCGGCGGCTCCAACACCTACTACCTCAATCATCACGGTGACGCCGCGGCGTTCCGCCCGACCACCGTTCTGGAGATGCGTTGGGCGAACAAGCATTTCCCGCTGTCGGACTACCGGTTCACCCGCAACACGGTGCACGTGCCCGAGGGTGTGAGTGCATGAGTACGACGCCACAATTCGAGGTTGCCGTCATCGGCGCCGGGCCCGGCGGCATTGCCGCGGGGGTCAAGCTCCGCACGGCCGGCATCGACGACTTCGTCATCCTCGAGCGCGCCGACGATGTCGGCGGCAGCTGGCACGAGAACCACTACCCCGGTCTCGGCGTGGACATCCCGACCATCGCGTATCAGTACTCGTTCGCCCGCAACGCCAACTGGGAGCGTTTCTTCGCCAAAGGCGCGGAGGTCAAGCAGTACCACGTCGATGTCGCCCGAAAATACGGGCTGTACGACCGTATCCGGTTCAACACCGACATCGAGCGGGAGGAGTGGGACGACGCGGGCTGCTTCTGGAAGCTGCATGCCGCCGACGGCTCCGTCGTCACCGCGCGGTTCCTGATCAGCGCGGTGGGCGCGTTCGTCCGGCCCAAGGAGGACGTCGGGATCGCCGGTGCGAAATCCTTCAAAGGCAAGGTACAGCGGCCGACGGACTGGGACCACGACTACGACATGACCGGTAAGGCCGTCGGCATCATCGGCACGGGAGCCAGTGCGGTGCAGATCATTCCGGCGATCGCACCGGAGGTCGGCCATCTGACGGTGTTCCAGCGCACCCCGGTCTGGTCCATTCCCAAGCCGGACTTCCGCGTACCCGCGGCGATGAAGAAGCTGCTGGCGATCCCCGGTGTGCAGGCCACGATCCACGGCGGCGTGCTGGTCGTGGTCGACCTGATTCTCCGTGGCGCACTGCGGACCTCGCATTCGACGCTGGACAGAGCCGACGCACTGTGTATCCGCGGCTACCGCAGATTCGTGGCCAGAACCGTGCACGACCCGGAGACCAGTGCGAAGCTGACGCCGAACTTCGGTCTGCTCGCCAAGCGGCCGACGATGTCCAACGGATACCTGCAGGCCTACAACCGCGCCAACGTATCGCTGGTGACCGATCCCATCGAGAAGATCACGCCGACCGGCGTCCGGACCCGCGACGGAATGCTCCACAAGCTGGACGTGCTGATCCTGGCCACCGGCTACGAGGTGTTCTCCGACCCGGAGACGTATCGCCCGGGAACCGTCGTGGGCCGGGGCGGTTTCGACCTCGCCAAGTTCTACAACGAGGAAGGGCTGCAGGCGTACGAGAGCGTCTCGGTGCCCGGGTTGCCCAACCGGTGGACGCTGTGCGGCCCGTACTCGTGGACCGGGTCGGGCTGGCACGCCTTCGTGGAGATGACCGCAGATCATGCGATCCGAGCGATCACCGAGACGCGCCGGCGCGCGGCGCAGGTCTGCGAAGTCCGCCGCGAAGCCGCCGACGCCTACCACCGCGCGACCTACCAACGTGCCGAGCTGTTGCGCTATTACCTGGCCGACCTCAACGGGCATGTGCCGACCTACTACCGCAATTCGCAGGGCGACACCACCTACATCCGGCCCTCCGGGTTCTTCGAGGCGAGCCGCGGCAACCGCAAATTCCCGCTCGACGACTACCGCTACGAAATCCCGGCCACGATCGAGGAAGTCCGGGCATGAGCGTCGTCGACTCCGTCACCATCGAATTGCCCAGCCGAGCGAGCGTGGCGTTGCGGATCGCCGATGCGTTGGGCCGCAGAACAATTCGCCCTGCGCTCGACGCGATTGCGATGTTGGGTTACCGCGGTCCCTTGCGCGGCACTCCCGCGTTCCGCATCGCCAACCTCGCCGAGCTGGTCACCGTCCCGCTGCGGGCGCCGCGCGGCACCCGCCGTCGCGCGCTGCGCTTCGCCGGATTCCGCGCGGAATGGCTGTGGCACAAGACGATCGCGGGCCCCGATGAGGTCACCGGCGGTGCGGTCCTCTACTTCCACGGCGGTGGTTTTGTGGCTGGTGGACTGCACAGTCATCGCCGGATCGCCGGCCGCGTCACCCGCGCCGCGGGCATCCCGCTGCTCAACGTCGACTACCGGCAGCTGCCGGCAGCCCACATCACGGACACCGTCGCCGACGCGCTCCACGCCTACGAGTACCTGCTCGAACGGGGCTTTGCACCCGAAAAGATCGTGTTCGCAGGCGATTCCGCGGGCGGCGGCCTGACCTTCGCCGCCGCGCTGGCCGCACGTGAGCGCGGACTGCCGATGCCCGGCGGTATCGGCGCCATCGCGCCGTGGGCCGATCTCGACCCGGCCCGCAGGCTGGCCCACGCCAACGATCGGACGGACGCCGTGCTGTCGGCCTTCGCGCTGTCGGTCCCGGCGTTGATCGGTTTCGCGGCCGGCGGCGATCTGGATCCGCGATGGTCGCCGGTGAATCACGACTTCACCGGACTACCACCGGTTTTCATCCAGGTGGGCTCGACCGAGGTCCTCCTGGCCGACGCCGAACAACTGGCCCAGTGCTGCCGAGAGGCGACCGTGCCCTGCACCGTGCAGATCTGGGATCGCGCGTTGCACGTCTTCCACGCCGGGGCCGACATCCTGCCCGATGCCCGGGCCGCGATAACCGACATGGGACGCGCACTCCGCGCATTCGTCGACGCCGCTGCCGCGTCGCTGCCGACCGACCACAGCACGGCGGCATGACCGCGGCGATACCCGCTCCGCAACCGACTGAACAGAACGGAATCTCCATGCCCCAACCGGTCTTTCGCCAACGCATCACCGGCTGGATGCAACAACGCCCGGCCCCGCTTCCCGGGCTCTGGCGCGCAGTGGACCGTATCCACTTCACCGCGGATGCGGTGATCCGGCTGATCGAGAAGGCGCACATGGGAGTTCGGGATCAGATCGTGCTGCGGGCGGCCGCCGGCGTCGGTGTGCCGTCATCGGCCATCGACACCTTCCGCCGACGGCACACGCAGTTCTTCGGGCGCGTGTACCGCGGACTGCACACCATCCACTGGTACGTCTGAGACAAACGGACCCCCGCACGACCGAAGTCGTGCGGGGGTCCGTTGTGAAAGCGGATTCGGCCTAGGCCTCTTCGGTGAAGTTCCGGGTGACGGCCGGGTCGACCGGGATGCCCGGGCCGGTGGTCGTCGAGACGGTGACCTTCTTCAGGTAACGGCCCTTCGACGACGACGGCTTGGCACGCAGCACCTCGTCCAGCGCGGCACCGTAGTTCTCGGCCAGCTTGACCTCGTCGAACGACGCCTTGCCGATGATCAGGTGCAGGTTGGCCTGCTTGTCGACGCGGAAGTTGATCTTGCCGCCCTTGATGTCGGACACGGCCTTGGCCACGTCAGGGGTGACCGTGCCGGTCTTCGGGTTCGGCATCAGACCACGCGGGCCGAGGACGCGGGCGATCTTACCGACCTTGGCCATCTGGTCCGGCGTCGCGATCGCGGCGTCGAAGTCGGTCCACCCACCCTGGATACGCTCGATCAGGTCATCGCTACCGACGGCATCGGCGCCGGCGGCCGCAGCGGCCTCGGCCTTCTCACCAACCGCGAACACCACTACGCGGGCGGTCTTACCGGTGCCGTGCGGCAGGTTGACGGTGCCACGCACCATCTGGTCTGCCTTACGAGGATCGACACCCAGCCGGATCGCAACCTCGACGGTCGCATCCTGCTTCTTCGAGGACGTCTCCTTGGCCAGCTTGACGGCCTGGAGCGGGGTGTACAGGTTGTCGCGGTCCACCTTCTCGGCAGCTTCGCGGTATGCCTTGCTGTTCTTGCTCATGTGAATCTCCAGTTCAGAGGTTGTGGTTAGCGAGCCGAAGCGGGCTCTTCCACGTATTGCTTAGGTCGAGTATTCGACGTGTACGGGTCGAACTACTCGACGGTGATGCCCATCGAGCGCGCGGTGCCGGCGATGATCTTGGCAGCGGCGTCGATGTCGTTCGCGTTGAGATCTTCCTTCTTGGTCTCGGCGATCTCGCGGACCTGGTCCCAGCTGATCTTGGCGACCTTGGTCTTGTGCGGCTCGGACGAACCCTTCTGGATACCCGCAGCCTTGAGCAGCAGCCGGGCGGCCGGCGGGGTCTTCAGGACGAACGTGAACGTACGGTCCTCGTAGACGCTGATCTCGACGGGGATGACGTTTCCGCGCTGGCTTTCTGTCGCGGCGTTGTACGCCTTGCAGAACTCCATGATGTTGACGCCGTGCTGGCCGAGCGCCGGACCCACGGGCGGGGCGGGGTTGGCCGCGCCGGCCTGGATCTGAAGCTTGATCAGCCCGACGACCTTCTTCTTCTTCGGGGCCATTGGTGTGGTGTTCCTTTCTAGGTAGTCGCGGCGCGACTACGTTCCTGCTAACCGAGAGCCGAGGCTCGCGATTAAATCTTGCTGACCTGCGTGAAGGTCAATTCGACCGGTGTCTCGCGTCCGAAGATGGACACCAGCACCTTGAGCTTCTGCTGTTCGGCGTTGACCTCGCTGATCGACGCGGGCAGCGTGGCGAACGGGCCGTCCATGACGGTGACCGACTCGCCGACCTCGAAGTCGACCAGGATTTCCGGACGCGCCAGGGTGGCTTCGCTGTCGGCACCCGACGCGGCGGCGGCCGCGGTCGCCTTGGCGGGCTTCTTCGCGGCGCCCTGCGGCAGCAGGAACTTCACGACGTCGTCGAGCGACAGCGCCGACGGCTTCGAGGTCGCGCCGACGAACCCGGTCACACCCGGGGTGTTGCGCACGGCGCCCCACGACTCGTCGTTCAGGTCCATGCGGACCAGGATGTAGCCCGGCAGGACCTTGCGGTTGACCTGCTTGCGCTGGCCGTTCTTGATCTCGGTGACCTCTTCGGTCGGTACCTCGACCTGGAAGATGTAGTCGCCGACGTCCAGGTTCTGCACGCGGGTCTCGAGGTTGGCCTTCACCTTGTTCTCGTAACCGGCGTACGAGTGGATGACGTACCACTCGCCTGCCTGACGGCGCAGCTGCTTCTTCAGCGCGACCGCGGGATCCTCGTCCTCGGGCTCCTCGGCGGCGGCTTCCACGGTCTCGTCGACGACGACGTCGGTCGCCTCGGGTGCGTCAGCGGCGTCGGTCGTGTCGTTGTCCGAAGAATCGGAAGCGTCCACGGTCTCGGCAGCTTCTTCGAAGGTCTCCACCGACTCGACTGCCTCGGCGGTCACGTCGGACTCGTCCGAAGGTGTCTCGCCATCGAAAGTCACGGTAGTCAGTCCTCTCTTACGTTCTTGAGCTCGTCCCGGCGGGCGCTCGGCGTCAGCCGAACACCCACATGACGAGCTTGGCGAGACCGAAATCGACCCCACCGATCAGCGCCACCATGAAGACCAGGAACACCAGCACGACGGTCGTGTAGGCGACCATCTGCTTGCGGTTCGGCCAGATGACCTTGCGCAGCTCGGCGACGACCTGCTTGAGGTAGTTCCAGACGAACACGAACGGGTTCCGAGTGGGGCTCGTCTTCTTGGACTTTTCAGCCTTCTTCGGCTTGGACTTCTTGCCGGCGTCGGCCGCGCTGTCCTCGGCGTCGGAGTCCGTATCGCCGGTCTCGACGTCCGATTCGGACTCGTCGACCTCGACGGCCCGCCGGGCCCGCTTTCCGGTCGGACGCGCGGGGCGCGTCACAACTGCGGTCTGGCCCTGCGACTCGCTTTCGCCCGCGTCGGTGCCCGCATCAGTACCGGCGCCTGCGGAGCCGGCACTATCGCGCTCGTCGCTCACCGCATGCCTTTCGTCTGTTCCAGGTGGTCACAGTTCCAGTGTCCACATCGGTATTCAGTTGAGCAGGGGCGACAGGACTTGAACCTGCAACCTGCGGTTTTGGAGACCGCTGCTCTGCCAATTGAGCTACGCCCCTTCAGCACCGACACGGTCGGCACTTCCGGTTGGGTCCTCACACAATTCGCGCGCTCCCCGATCGGTCGATGTGTAACCGACGGACAGCGCGCTGAAAAGGGTGGATCCCCGAGGACCGAGTGTACAACGGCCCCAGTCTGAGTTACTAATCCGCTCCGGCGGCCGAGCGCAAAACCTGGCCCGTTTCGCGGTCGTAGCGCACCGACACCGAGTTGTCGCCCTCGTGACCCATCAGCGTGGTGAAGGCCTCCATGATGACGCCACCGTCGTCATCGGTGAGGGTGTTGCGGGTCATCACGATGTCGGCGCCGAACCGGTGCTCGACGGAGACGATCTCGACGGTCGCGTGCAACCGGTCACCGACCTTGATCGGGCGGTGGTACACGAATTTCTGGTCGACCTGGATGATCTGCATGGTCTCCATGCCGACATCGACGACACGGAAGAAGTCCTGCTGGACCAGCAGCGCGACGATCGACACGAACGTCGGGCCCGCGACCAGGGCGTCGTGGCCCAACTCGGCCGCGGCGGCTTCGTCCATCGAAACGGGGTGATCCGACTTGACGGCCTTGGCGTACTGCCGGACCTGCTCGCGCCCCACGGTGAACACCTGGGGGTACTTGTGGACCATCCCGAGGATGTCGGGGTTCAAGGGCATGACTACGCCAACTTCGCGGTTGCGACGGCGCGGCCGAAGATCTTCTTGCCGCCGGTGGTGGCAGAAAGCGCGATGGTGACCGACTTGGATTCCTCGTCGACCGACTTCACGCGGCCGGTGAAGACCAGCTCGGCGCCGATGCCGTCGTTGGGAACCGGGACCACCGAGGTGAAGCGGACGTTGTACTCAGTGACGGCACCCGGGTCACCGACCCAGTTGGTGATGAAGCCGCCGCCGAGACCCATGGTCAGCATGCCGTGGGCGATGGCGGTGTCCAGACCGACCTGCTTGGCGATCTCGTCGTCCCAGTGGATGGGGTTCAGGTCGCCGGAGACACCGGCGTAGTTGACCAGGTCCTGACGGGTCAGCTTGATGGTCGTCTCGGGCAGCTCGTCGCCGACCTTTACCGAACTGAACTCACGAAGTGCCATCTGAGAATCCTCCCTGTCCGTCCTCGTCACCCGAGCGACCAGCCAAGGTCGTGTAGGCCACCTGCACGACCTCACCACGGTCGTTCGTGATGATGTTCTTGTTCACGACAATGTCGGTGCCGTGCGCCCGCCGGAAGGAGTCGACGTACACGTCGCAGTACAGCGTGTCGCCGGCCTTGATGGGTTGCAGAAACTTCAGCGACTGATCCACATGGACAATCTGGGCGTCCGAGACGGAGATGCCAGCGGCGCCGAACATCGCGAGCTGCGCCTGGTAACCGAAGATGCTGATGAACGTCAGCGGTGCCAGCAGCGCGTCGTGACCGAGCTCGGCCGCGGCCGACTCCGTGTGAAAGGACGCGTCGACGTTCTGAACGGCAATCGCGTGCTCACGGATCTTCTCGCGCCCGACCTCATAGCTCTCGGGATGCCGGTAGTGGAAACCGACAATGTCCGCCAGACCCACGGTGAGTGGCTAACGCGACTCTTTGTGCGGCTGGTGCGTACCGCAGTTCGGGCAGAACTTCTTGATCTCAAGACGATCCGGGTCGTTGCGACGGTTCTTCTTGGTGATGTAGTTACGGTGCTTGCACACCTCGCAGGCCAAGGTGATCTTCGGCCGTACGTCGGTACTCGACGCCACGTCTTCGCCTCTTTCGCTTCGAATCTCTGTTGTGCTGGTAGCGGTGGGGAGGCTCGATCTCCCGACCTCACGATTATGAGTCGTGCGCTCTAACCAGCTGAGCTACACCGCCCCGACAGACACAGGCGGCGCAGCGGCGGATTATTACTTCCGTCGCTCCGCTCGCCATATGTCCACCGAGCCCCCTAACGGAATCGAACCGTTGACCTTTTCCTTACCATGGAAACGCTCTGCCGACTGAGCTAAGGGGGCCTGACCCTCGGTTTCGAACTGTCGGTTACGACCGTCTGCCCCGTGGGCCTTAAAGAGGTTACCGTCTCGCAGTTTCACCTGCCAAAACGGCAGCTCAACCACACTATTTCGGCCCGTTCGGAGGCTGCCGTGGGCCCCGGTCGGCCCGGTTGTTCCCCCAAACCCCGTTCACCCTGCGTCCTGGGCGCAAAAGGCCGAGTAGGTCGGCGCGTGGTTACAGACTCAACACAAACGGCGACCACACCACGGTTGACACTGCATCCTGGGCGCACAAGGCCGAGTAGGTCGGCACCTGGTCGCAGAGTCAACGCCGAGGCCACCCTCCTAGGCTGTCGGCATGCCTGATGACCGCCTGTATTTCCGCCAGTTGCTCGCCGGCCGCGACTTCGCGGCCACCGATCCCATCGCGGCGCAGATGCGCAACTTCGCCTACCTCATCGGCGACCGGGAGACCGGCGACTGCGTGGTGGTCGACCCGGCCTACGCCGCGGGCGATCTGGTCGACGTCCTCGAGGGCGACGGCATGCACCTGTCGGGCGTGCTCGTCACCCACCACCACCCCGATCACGTCGGCGGCTCGATGATGGGCTTCGAGCTCAAAGGCCTGGCCGAGCTGCTGGAGCGGGTCAGCGTGCCGGTGCACGTCAACGCCCACGAGGCGGACTGGGTGTCCCGGGTCACCGGCATCGCGCCGTCGGAGCTGACGTCCCACCAGCACGGCGACGTCGTGCAGGTCGGGGCCGTGCCGATCGAGCTGCTGCACACCCCCGGACACACCCCCGGCAGCCAGTGCTTCCTGCTCGACGGCCGGTTGGTGGCCGGCGACACGCTGTTCCTGGAGGGCTGCGGCCGCACCGATTTCCCGGGCGGGAACGTCGACGACATGTTCCGCAGCCTGCAGGCGCTGGCCACCCTGCCCGGCGATCCGACGGTCTTCCCGGGGCACTGGTATTCGGCCGAACCCAGCGCGCCGCTCGACGACGTCCGTCGCACCAATTACGTCTACCGGGCGCGCGACCTGGACCAGTGGCGCATGCTCATGGGCGGCTAGCGGCGTAGCTACCTTTCGCTCTCCGTTGTACAAGTCAACCAGCGAATATTAGTCTCAGTGTCGGATAAAACCGATGAGACTTGACGACTGGATGGCGCGGTGGACTGGATATCTCAACGCTGGGACGACCTGACAGGCCTGGGATCAGGCAGCTGGCTGGCCATCGCGGCGTGGGCCGCACTGGCGTTCGGCGTCGTCGTACTGATCGCGGTGAACCGTCAGCTGTCGAAGAATCGCCAGCTCAAGCAGGATCAGGTGCGCCCGCAGGTGACCATGTTCATGGAGCCGCACGCGTCGGACTGGCATCTGATCGAGCTGGTGGTCCGCAACTTCGGGCAGACCGCGGCGCACAACATCTCGTTCGAGTTCACGAATCACCCGACGGTCGCCATCTATGAGGATTCCGACCACGACGGCGAGCTCGATGTCACCGAGCTGCGACTGCCCAGCGAACTCTCGATCCTGGCTCCGGGGCAGGAGTGGCGAACCATCTGGGACTCGGCGATCAGCCGTGAGGAGCTGGGTGGGTCCATCCGGTCGCGGTTCGAGGGGACGCTCACCTACTACGACATGCCCGCCCCGGCGGCCGGCAAGAAGTCGCGGTTCGGGCGCAAGCCCCGCGAGTTCGAGTCGAAGGCG encodes the following:
- a CDS encoding flavin-containing monooxygenase, which gives rise to MTMTSSPEFEVVVIGAGFGGINAGVRLRQAGIENFVILDKWDKVGGTWNANHYPGVAVDIPSFIYQFSYHQKGDWSRLFAPGHEIQAYAEEVVDAHGLRPKLRLNTTVTGCRFDEANDIWHVSTDAGEVTARFIIAGIGGLEVPNLPDIAGIDSFGGTVLHTAAWDHSVDLRGKRVGVIGTGASALQLIPEVAKVAAHLTVFQRTPIWVAPKPDWHTGPVTRAVLGTPILRAPLRAIGMVGVEVGVGAGMLHGRRMKPLIRGAEAALKLWMRTQVKDPVTREKLTPKYLLGCKRPSMHNEYFKTYNLPHVDLVTDPIEKVIPDAVVTEGGAAHDIDVLVCATGFKVMAKGSTPPFPTLGRGGIDLNEFWEANRYQAYQGVSAPKFPNAFLVIGPYAYAPGSYLVLIESTGDHAVRVITEARQRGATRVEIKQEPHDRFFADMQKRVAGTPLMTSACGGSNTYYLNHHGDAAAFRPTTVLEMRWANKHFPLSDYRFTRNTVHVPEGVSA
- a CDS encoding flavin-containing monooxygenase, which codes for MSTTPQFEVAVIGAGPGGIAAGVKLRTAGIDDFVILERADDVGGSWHENHYPGLGVDIPTIAYQYSFARNANWERFFAKGAEVKQYHVDVARKYGLYDRIRFNTDIEREEWDDAGCFWKLHAADGSVVTARFLISAVGAFVRPKEDVGIAGAKSFKGKVQRPTDWDHDYDMTGKAVGIIGTGASAVQIIPAIAPEVGHLTVFQRTPVWSIPKPDFRVPAAMKKLLAIPGVQATIHGGVLVVVDLILRGALRTSHSTLDRADALCIRGYRRFVARTVHDPETSAKLTPNFGLLAKRPTMSNGYLQAYNRANVSLVTDPIEKITPTGVRTRDGMLHKLDVLILATGYEVFSDPETYRPGTVVGRGGFDLAKFYNEEGLQAYESVSVPGLPNRWTLCGPYSWTGSGWHAFVEMTADHAIRAITETRRRAAQVCEVRREAADAYHRATYQRAELLRYYLADLNGHVPTYYRNSQGDTTYIRPSGFFEASRGNRKFPLDDYRYEIPATIEEVRA
- a CDS encoding alpha/beta hydrolase, with amino-acid sequence MSVVDSVTIELPSRASVALRIADALGRRTIRPALDAIAMLGYRGPLRGTPAFRIANLAELVTVPLRAPRGTRRRALRFAGFRAEWLWHKTIAGPDEVTGGAVLYFHGGGFVAGGLHSHRRIAGRVTRAAGIPLLNVDYRQLPAAHITDTVADALHAYEYLLERGFAPEKIVFAGDSAGGGLTFAAALAARERGLPMPGGIGAIAPWADLDPARRLAHANDRTDAVLSAFALSVPALIGFAAGGDLDPRWSPVNHDFTGLPPVFIQVGSTEVLLADAEQLAQCCREATVPCTVQIWDRALHVFHAGADILPDARAAITDMGRALRAFVDAAAASLPTDHSTAA
- a CDS encoding SDR family NAD(P)-dependent oxidoreductase, which codes for MKNVIVTGAGAGIGRETAKLFAAKGGRVVVADIDMPAAKETVEQIVGAGGQAVAYRLDVAAEDEWEAFGEWMFAHFGAPHVLINNAGVMDLGGFVEMSAAQWQREIDINLMSVIYGSRVFAQQMIDDGIRGHIVNLSSAAAYFPSRLEPAYGVAKSAVLMASQSLRVELRGKGIGVTAICPGAIRTNLLANGERAGLTAAQQAAWRESAGGMQRYAYTSPQKVARAIERAVRWNSAIVPVAPEAWLLYGLFRLSPSLTREILARASFDRIESVIPVAGKALARLTGK
- a CDS encoding SDR family NAD(P)-dependent oxidoreductase translates to MAVTVVTGAGSGIGRATALRFARNGSEVVVADINEQTGKETVDLIQDAGGRAVFRRLDVADLTDWEEFTDRVCAEHGVPDVVVNNAGILIGGGFLEQSNADWRRMIQINMMSPLVGSRLFVQRMTDAGVRGHIVNVCSVGAFMPTPIAPSYVVAKAGAWFGTQALRAEFGDKGIGVSAICPGLIRTSLAANGTRGGVDDSDSSDWAAKLAAGHRYIGRSPDRVAGAIERAVRWNLSTVPVGIEAWAGWYLYRLSPSAARGFLGLFTMSIADKAVALSGKIFGGKR
- a CDS encoding TetR/AcrR family transcriptional regulator translates to MLDSAARLFYANGYHGTSIAAIAADAGRTIGAVYGNFAGKEALCLEVLRTRYLAETTKLLEMLVGESDSVDDRFGVLAIWWSRLSSDIPLTVLGSEYLLSTLGDPEQTAGTMETINRFRESVRVMIEDLIPEGVDPADPRLDQAIDAIVATGSGLAISQAIGMADADQSAALLVTTLRMWMDRLATPQAADDRPDKSAPTKNRRAGAKNTRKPVSPVR